Genomic window (Nymphaea colorata isolate Beijing-Zhang1983 chromosome 1, ASM883128v2, whole genome shotgun sequence):
CTTCAAACTGCTGCAGAGCTTCTTATGTATGTTGATGAGTAAATTTTGTCATCCTCTTCATTGTGATTACGTCATTTAATTTCATTGAAATCAAAATGAGCTATTCTTATCAGGTGTAATGTCAAGCCTCTTGAGGACTCCTTGTGTAAACGTGTGATTGTCACACCGGATGGAAATATAACAAAACTTCTCGATCCAGATTCAGCAGCCCTAAGTCGAGATGCCTTGGCAAAGACAATCTACTCTAGGCTGTTTGACTGGTAAGTGCTAATTTCAGCTTCAGTTATAAGTTGCACTGAGATGTAAGACAAAAGCAAGACCTTTTCTAGAAGACATACTTCAGAATACCTGAGCTTTATTTACTTTCCTGAAGCATCATGAAATTCAAGACTGTTAGGCTACGAAGCAAAAGAATGTCTATTTCGCTGCATTGCTACAGAAAGTAGAAAAAATCAACCACTGTAATGTTTCTCCCAATAGCTGAATCCCTTAGTTTCTATCAAGCAACTGTCTTCCAGtttctttcctatttctccTTAAAACTTCCTTTGGTGAACATCTTCAATCGTAGAATATAATTTTGCATAGTGATATAATAGGTTTTGCATGTAAAACAATGCAGGATTGTGGACAAGATCAACAGTTCCATAGGACAGGATCCTAATGCAGTCAATATCATTGGAGTACTTGACATTTATGGATTTGAAAGTTTCAAGGTCAATAGGTAGGCGTTGCAAAGTTTCACTGTTTTACCCAAAAAATTGTATCCAAGTGGTAGTTTAACACCTTGCTAGTCTATTTGGTAGTTTTGAGCAGTTATGTATAAACCTTACAAATGAGAAACTGCAACAGCATTTCAATCAGGTATTTTCATAATTCTTCCACCCTCTCCCTTGAGAGCACGTTTTATGCATGCCAATCTATGTTGACAAATTATCTGCTGCAGCATGTATTTAAGATGGAGCAGGAAGAGTACACAAGGGAGGAGATTAATTGGAGTTACGTTGAGTTTGTCGACAATCAAGATGTACTAGACCTTATTGAGAAGGTACATGAATGCTGAATGTTGAATCTatgattttaaatacaatatatatgTTCTTTAACTTTGTCAAAACTACAAAAGGTTAATCGTATGTTGTGTGTAAAATGCAGAAGCCAGGAGGAATAATCGCACTGCTAGATGAAGCATGGTACGCCTTTCACGTGTCTCGCATCTAAAAATGCTAATTTTTGGCAAATAGACGTTGTTTTTTTTCCAGAGGTTATATATAATGTCTTACAACCTGAATACTGGAACTGACTTAACACCGTCATATATTTGTTGCAGTATGTTCCCAAAGTCAACTCATGAAACATTTGCACAGAAGATGTATCAAACATATAAGAATCATAAGCGCTTCAGCAAGCCAAAACTTTCACGCACTGACTTCACAATAAATCATTACGCTGGTGATGTAAGTTTCCAAATATGATACTTCCCCTGAGTAATGTCCAAATAACAATTATTTATGCAACGGTTGCTATGCTGGTGAACCGCTGTCAGGATTTCCTTAGACCCTCCAAATCTCATGCAACGTTAACAATTGGCATATATGTTTCTTCAGGTCACTTACCAGGCAGATCAGTTCCTTGACAAGAATAAGGATTACGTCGTTGCAGAGCATCAAGCCCTACTAAATAACTCAGACTGCCCTTTTGTTGCGACCCTTTTTCCCCCTTTGTCTGAGGAAACTTCAAAATCATCCAAGTTCTCCTCCATTGGTACCCGCTTCAAGGTAAATATATCCGTTAAGAACATGACACTAATTatacatttttgtcattctATCTATCCTTGATTTTCGccctcatctctctcttgccttTAACTCACGCAGCAACAACTGCAAGCTCTTATGGAGACCCTCAGTACTACTGAGCCTCATTACATCAGATGTGTCAAACCAAATACTGTTCTGAAGCCGGGcatctttgaaaacttcaaTGTTTTAAACCAACTACGATGTGGGGTAGGTGAAACTTGGTGCCCCTGCATCTCTTGCTAACTGCAGCTGTGCGCAATCTTGTTATACCTCCAGAAATCTTCTCACTAAAATAACTCTGACATGCCGCCAGGGAGTGCTAGAAGCAATTAGGATCAGCTGTGCAGGTTATCCAACCAAAAGAACATTTGATGAGTTCATCTATCGCTTTGGAATGCTCACTCCAGATGTTTTAGATGGGTATAATTCTTTCAACACAAGATGCTTGCTTTCTTTGTGAACAAGTTGTGTATTTTAGTTGTATATTGCTGCTTAATGGTCGTCCGATCTAATTCTTTACCTTGCTACGTACCAGCTCTGATGAGAAAACAGCATCCGCAGCCATTTGCGACAGGATGGGATTAAAGGGCTACCAGGTTAGAAGAAACCGACATTTTCTGGCTCCAACATCGAATCAAAATTCAGAACGCCATACATAGTCGACTGTGGCACTGGCCTTTCTCAAAAAGCTGCTTTCTGCCGCAGTTCCCCTTGCaatttttcttgagaattttgtcaataataaaattttatgactATTATGATTCTGACTGCCATTCCGTATATACAGATTGGCAAGACGAAGGTGTTCCTACGAGCAGGGCAGATGGCCGAACTCGACGCTAGAAGAATTGAAGTCTTGGCGAACGCTGCCAAACGCATCCAGAGACAAATAAGAACACATCTTACGCGGAGAGAGTTTATTGCCTTGCGGAAGGCATCAATTAATTTGCAGAAACTCTGGAGAGGTTTGCTTTTTCCATCTTCTCCACTGTGCCTTGTCCTAACCTTTCTGACATTCAAACTGAAGTCTTCCCACTTGAACCTTCTTTACAGCACAGCTTGCTCGGAAGCTTTATCAGTGCATGAGAGAAGAGGCAGCTTCTATTCGCATGCAGAAGCATGTGCGTGCATATATAGACAGAAAAGCTTACAAAGACCTGCAGGCGTCAGCCATTGTAATGCAAACTGGTATGCGTGCATTAGCTGCCAAGAATGAATACAGGTATAGGAGGAGAACACGCGCATCAATTGCAATACAGGTAACTAAAATGTACCTCCGAAGGGTACTTTTGTTCTATAGTAGCTTTTgacagttcaaaattcaaatttcacaAAACATCACTTCGTCCAcaataaaaagttcaaaatccaaataaCTTGGTAAGgaaatttctcatatttcaaggGGCTCACTATTACATTTCTTCTTCTGTACAGACACATTGGCGCAGATTCAGCGCCCTTTCCAGTTATAAGCAGCAAAAGAAGGCCACCATTAATCTCCAGTGTCTCTGGCGAGCACGAGTGGCAAGGAGAGAGCTTAGGAAACTCAGATTGGTCAGTTGGTCTTTCTGCTTTCAAGTGTATAACTTAGTTTCATTCTCATGTTCAGTCCAAACTCTTTGCTGCTTCGTGTTTTACGTAGGCTGCTAGAGAAACAGGAGCTCTTAAGGAAGCCAAGGACAAGCTGGAAAAGCGCGTAGAGGAGCTTACGTGGAGATTGGAGTTTGAAAAGCACGTGCGGGTAAGCTTATTCAACCTTGAAAACATGATAAACAGTTTTGGCTGTTCGAGTTGGAAGATTAACTTAACGTGTGACCCATTCAGCTTGACCTTGAAGAGGCAAAGGCGCAGGAGATTGCAAAGCTGCAGTCTTCTCTCAGTGAAATGCAGGTTCAGCTAGATGAAGCCAATGCTGCAATAATCAAGGAGAGGGAAGCTGCCAAGATAGCAATAGCGCAGGCACCCCCAGTCATCAAAGAAGTGCCCGTCGAAGATAACACAAGAATAGAGGCATTAACTCATCGTAATGAAGAGCTCGAGGTACTTATGTCAAACATTACATTAAAATCTCCAGATAAAGCTGTACATAAAACATTGATTAACAATACCTCGGAAGAGTTTCAGCCACTATCAAGCTATTGAAAGAATGCAAGTACCAACTAGATTGTTGTCCTAGGTGGTACCAACTGGCAACTGCTGCAGTCTATAAAGTATAGATGATAGCTCAGTTTTACTTtttaccatcatcatcatctttccCATAATACCCTATAACGCAACTCTGCAGAATGAACTGGCAAATGTTAGAGCCAAGGCAGAGGAATTTGAGAAAAGATATTGTGAAGCCCAAAATGTAAGTGAAGAAAGGCTTGTGACCATCGAGGAAATACAGGCAAAACTTCATCAGTTCCAAGAGAATGTACAGAGGTACCAAATTAGTGTGTTTCTGCGACTTGCTTTGCTGAATCTATCCTAATTCTTATGTTTTCTTCAGACTTGAAGCTGACTTGTCTAACATGGAGTCTGAAAACCAGATTCTACGTCAGGAAGCATTGGTTGCATCAACAAACAAGGATCTCTCAGATGAAATCAAGATGTAAACTACTTTATAACTAGTATACGCAAGTTTCATCAACCAATAAGAAGGAGCTGATCAGTAAAGTGATACATAAGTTACACActaaaatgtttcaaaaatttttcctttcagcctCGAGGAAAAGATAGCAAAACTGGAGCAAGAAAACAAGCTGCTTCATGAACAAACAACAACTATGCCAGCAACAATTCCCACTCCACAGCCAGAGATATCCGCTTCGCTGACTGTGACCAAGGTACATCCATTACATCCTCTTAATCTGCTTTGTAAGTGAATCTGAGTATCTgacacttcttcttcttttcttgctgAAGAGGGATCAGAACTTAGAAAATGGGCATCAAGTCAAAGAAGACCACAAAGTACAAGAGGTATGTAGTTTTTCTAGTCTTAGGGTTGAGAAAAAGCATGTATGCCTGTCAGCTCTATGTCAACTTTTACAATATCTTATTGTAAGCCACACTTTCAGGAGTTGTCACTAGCATTGCTTCGATTAAGCAAACAAAAGTCGCTCACTGACAGGCAACAAGTACGTACATCAAGGGGTTACTGAACAGTTCTAGCTTCTATATAAGATTTTGTTCAACGTACTAGCATTTACCACTTTTATTCTGTCTCTGCATAACCAGGAAAACCATGACTTGCTTATCAAATGTCTCATAGAAGATAAGAGATTTGATAAGAAGAGACCAGCTGCTGCTTGCATCATTTACAAATCATTAATTCAGTGGCGAAGCTTTGAAGCTGATAAAACCAACATATTTGACCGGATTATTCACACGATACGCTCATCTGTCGAAGCGGTAAGCATGAGACTTCCAAGTACATGCCCATTCTTCCTTACCACATTGCAAACATTGAAGTAAAGGTGACAAAAGGTTCCTGATTTTTGGTATCCAACTATGCTTTGACTTACAGAGTCAAAATAGCATCGGTGAACTCAGTTACTGGCTTTCAATGACATCCACATTGCTATTCCTTCTGCAAAATACACTGAAAGCAAACAAGGCGCCCAGTAGGGCTTCACGTAGAGGAAAGCTAGCATCAGCTACCTTATTTGGACGAATGGCGCAGGTCAGTTACTTAACTAGTGAAAATCTTCTGCCTACAATATCATTTATAGGAAACAGTTTGTGATCAATCTAATTATGTCTTTAGGACTTCCGGTCCACACAGGCTGGAATTGGCCTCTCCAGTGGGTACAGTGGAATTGAAGGGGAACCAGAAAACATATCCAGGGTAGATGCAAAATACCCCGCTCTGTTGTTCAAGCAGCAACTTACAGCATATGTTGAGAAAATCTATGGCATGATCCGGGACAGTCTAAAGAAGGAAATCGCTCCATTTCTTAATACTTGCATTCAGGTAAAGttcttgaagaaaaatttcTGCCGCTGAAAACTGACATGGGACTCAAGCATGATGAAAATGCATTCCCGAGTCCTGACGCCACCAAAGCTGTCTGCTCTTGCGGCTTGAATTTATATTAGGAAAAGAACTATCGTATTAGTCTGCTATCATTTACAAGTTTTAATTCACAGGCACCTAAAGCTTCAAGGTCTAGACCAGCACGAGGGTCATCTAAAAGCATCCTTTCAATTACAGTAGCAAAACAAGCATCCATGGTACATTGGCAAAGTATAGTGACGTGTCTGGACAGCACCTTGGGCATCATGTGTGAGAACCACGTACGTACAGCTCTAACTTCACTTCCTAAATTGGAGCTGAGGCCCCACGTAGTGGGCCTTTaacaaaaaagtcatttttggCCTGAAATTGTATGTATGTCTTTCATCGTCATACTGCTTCATAAGTAAATGTAAACAATCTGCAGGTACCTCCAATGATCATAAGGAAGACATTCAATCAGGTCTTCTCATTCGTCAATGTGCAGCTTTTCAACAGGTGAGAGGTTTCATCCAATTAATACCACGGTTTATGCATCAGCTTTCCTAGAAAAGCTTTTGGCTGCCCACTTAAAATAACTTTGTCAATGAGCCATTCAGATAAATATATGACTTCTAACATTTGGTATTACTTCTTCCTGTTTTCAAGTTTATTATTACGACGCGAATGCTGCTCATTCAGCAATGCGGAGTATGTCAAAGCAGGCCTACAGGAACTGGAGCTGTGGTGCTCTAAAGCCACAGAAGAGGTAAACTAGCCATAATCTTACATACCAAAAGCGCAAAAAGTTTTTTAACAGAGGAAACTCCAAGTAGTTTCAATCCAGAACAGTAAATCCATATTGGACACCTAGCCTTGAAATTTACTTTTCCATTTATAGTTTGCTATATCACTTTTATGAGctctcttgctttctttccCCTATCTAACTCTTATGGTCTAATATTGCAGTTTTCTGGTACATCCTGGGATGAGCTCCAACATATTCGGCAGGCTGTGGCCTTCTTGGTAATTGGTCGAAGAAATCGAAATGAAAATTCCATCTTTCAGGCAACATGTGACCAACCTAAATTTGTCTTAATTAAATGTAGGTCCTCCTCCAGAAGCCAACCAGATCCTTGCATGAGATCACCGACGAGCTGTGCCCGGTAAGTGAAGCGAAGGGAACTCCTTCAGCAGTCATTTgaacatgataaaaatgaatTAGTCATTCACGTAATCTGTTCTTGTACAAATTTCCATGCCTTTTTTTCAGGTCTTAAGTGTGCCACAGATATACAGAATTGGGACCATGTTCTGGGATGACAAGTACGGCACACAGGGTCTATCACAAGAAGTAAGACGCcaacatgtttttattttccattttattggtTACTGCAGGACCAATTCTTGAGAAACTATAGATATCCATGAATATGAACTTGTGGTTCTAAATTCGAAGATAAATGTCTTTCAGGTTATTAGCAAGATGAGAGTGCTGATGACAGAGGATTCTATCAGCATGCCTAACAATTCTTTCCTGCTTGATGATGATTCAAGGTAAAGATTTGGACATATTTGAGAATGGAAATATAATGGACGAAAACATGATCTATACAGGAAGAAAGGTTTTGTTGTCTTTAAAAGTACCCCGCTCTGGTACGACCAACTGATGATGGTCAACAAATTGATGGGGTTCAAGgatttgaaactataattgaTGTCTCTTGGCACAAGATCAGATCAACATGTGCAATGGTCAGGGGACTCTCAAGAGTTTTTCCAGTGTTTTTGTCCAATGGTCACTTAGATCGTACGTTTACCTAGTCATACTATCCCGTATAGTCATTATCTCGATTgtttttcacaatattttcacaACTGCTTTAGTGTTTTTCgatgagaaaaggaaaaaatgtctaaaatttaTGAAGCAAATTGAGCGCACTTCCTATAAGTAAAGCTTTACGGTGCTCTCATGAAAGCTTGAGActgaatttttcctttcagctattCAGAAAAAAAACGTTGTTCCAATACATTTTTGTTAAAGAATTCAAACTTAGATCTGAGCTCATCATGCGCTTGTGTATCATTGTACTTGTACTTAAGTTTTTGGAAATATGGCGTGTTGCAGCATACCCTTCTCTCTGGACGACATAGCAAGATCTGCAATGGACATACACCTCTGTGATGTTGAACCGCCTCCCCTTCTCAGGCAGAACTCGGAGTTCCATTTCTTGCTGCAACGTGCAGAGTGAAATGGCAATTTTGCTAGTATTGCATAGCAAGCGTGTGGAATTTTCCTTTCACCATGTAAAAATTCATAGTtggtcatcttttttttttttttttattgaatcccattgattttttcttcttttggggtcattattttaatcttcaatCTCCTTGTATTTGAGGTTGTGCCCTTTACTAAATAGGTCCGTGAGTGTGAATGAGATTTTACATGGACGTGTAACTGATCGTGTATTGAATTCTTTTTCTCCAATAcaataaagggaaaaaagaagtggTTTGATTTCTGATATATTGCTGCTTTTGATCAATGAGGCGTTTGGTTTGGTGCAGCTGGGGGTTGCCCAATGCACATCggcttaatttttttaataaaaaaaattgaaagtgatgaaaaataaatattggcCAAACATTGCTTTCGGGGATCGATAAATACAATCCTAGATGATATGTGATTGAGTTCATTTTCAATCGTTCCAAGAATGGAGGGATTTGGACAGCAAgcaaagaaaattaataaagaaTATCTCGAACTGGTACCAACTATAGGACTAAATGACTTATATGCCCTCATTAAACTGGTAAAATCCGGCAGCTCTTCCTCCCTAGATAGAGCAGCTGCTCTCCATGCACGTGTCGTCTGCTCCAGCTCTTCTCTCTACACATCCTTCCTTCGGTTAGGAGGGCAACAGCGCGGCCATGGCTATTGGCTGCTGCCTGCCTTCACAGTAGAGGCTAAGGGCATCCTCTCTAGTGGGGAGAGACACGGTACCATCAAGTGCCTATGCGTGCAATTTCTTAGGTGAAGGTGGTTGTATATGCCACTTTAATATATGACAAAAAGCCCATGtttaatacaattttttttttgtagagaTAAGAatgaaaactacaaaaaaaagattCGGATATTTgataaatgtaaaatttatCAGTCTCAATATGCATATAGTTATGACCAATATAAGGTAAAAAAAAGTTGTCATTTTTTGTGTCAATTAtagcgttatctcattatctcatacatattttattatctcataaatattatttcatacttatatttagtaTTATCTGATACCTCcatctattatctcattatttcatatatattttattatttcatacttgtgtttagcgttatctcatgcatatgtctgttattttattatctcataaattttttgttatctcataaacattatctcattctTATGTTTTAGAAAACTTAATAACTTAAGTGCTTCAGGCCTTTATGTTTTGGGTTGGATAAGAGTGAGTTGGGTGCGCTCTCAGTGCATGCAACACAAGTATGCCAAAGGATAAAAAGGAagcatttttgaaattattaaggaatgtttttttttttactttttttttaaatttttctttttgacttgacaaaaaagttttttttattaaataggAGCAATTTTGTCATTAATCATTATGACATAAGAAATTTTCGTGCACCAATACGGTGTACATATACTGTTACGGGGTTGGATGCTTATTGGGGCATCGAGCCATTTGAGACCAAGTTAAGCCCTTTCCAATTCACTGCGCCATGGGACACCGAGTGaggatctaaatccattttttttatttttatttcattttgattATATGCTCACAATAGAAATTTATCCTCCTGA
Coding sequences:
- the LOC116255416 gene encoding myosin-12 isoform X1; this translates as MGTSVNIIVGSHVWTEDPEEAWIEGEVVEIKGEDATIVTTDGKTIVAKVSGIYPKDTEAPPAGVDDMTKLAYLHEPGVLQNLSARFALNEIYTYTGNILIAVNPFRRLPHLYDVHMMEQYKGAAFGELSPHLFAVADTSYRAMINEELSQSILVSGESGAGKTETTKMLMRYLAFMGGRSGTEGRTVEQQVLESNPVLEAFGNSKTVKNNNSSRFGKFVEIQFDKYGKISGAAVRTYLLERSRVCQVSDPERNYHCFYMLCAAPPEDAKKFKVADPRTFHYLNQSNCYEVANVNDAREYLETRNAMDVVGISQEEQDAIFQVVAAILHLGNVEFKKGKEADSSELKDDKAKYHLQTAAELLMCNVKPLEDSLCKRVIVTPDGNITKLLDPDSAALSRDALAKTIYSRLFDWIVDKINSSIGQDPNAVNIIGVLDIYGFESFKVNSFEQLCINLTNEKLQQHFNQHVFKMEQEEYTREEINWSYVEFVDNQDVLDLIEKKPGGIIALLDEACMFPKSTHETFAQKMYQTYKNHKRFSKPKLSRTDFTINHYAGDVTYQADQFLDKNKDYVVAEHQALLNNSDCPFVATLFPPLSEETSKSSKFSSIGTRFKQQLQALMETLSTTEPHYIRCVKPNTVLKPGIFENFNVLNQLRCGGVLEAIRISCAGYPTKRTFDEFIYRFGMLTPDVLDGSDEKTASAAICDRMGLKGYQIGKTKVFLRAGQMAELDARRIEVLANAAKRIQRQIRTHLTRREFIALRKASINLQKLWRAQLARKLYQCMREEAASIRMQKHVRAYIDRKAYKDLQASAIVMQTGMRALAAKNEYRYRRRTRASIAIQTHWRRFSALSSYKQQKKATINLQCLWRARVARRELRKLRLAARETGALKEAKDKLEKRVEELTWRLEFEKHVRLDLEEAKAQEIAKLQSSLSEMQVQLDEANAAIIKEREAAKIAIAQAPPVIKEVPVEDNTRIEALTHRNEELENELANVRAKAEEFEKRYCEAQNVSEERLVTIEEIQAKLHQFQENVQRLEADLSNMESENQILRQEALVASTNKDLSDEIKILEEKIAKLEQENKLLHEQTTTMPATIPTPQPEISASLTVTKRDQNLENGHQVKEDHKVQEELSLALLRLSKQKSLTDRQQENHDLLIKCLIEDKRFDKKRPAAACIIYKSLIQWRSFEADKTNIFDRIIHTIRSSVEASQNSIGELSYWLSMTSTLLFLLQNTLKANKAPSRASRRGKLASATLFGRMAQDFRSTQAGIGLSSGYSGIEGEPENISRVDAKYPALLFKQQLTAYVEKIYGMIRDSLKKEIAPFLNTCIQAPKASRSRPARGSSKSILSITVAKQASMVHWQSIVTCLDSTLGIMCENHVPPMIIRKTFNQVFSFVNVQLFNSLLLRRECCSFSNAEYVKAGLQELELWCSKATEEFSGTSWDELQHIRQAVAFLVLLQKPTRSLHEITDELCPVLSVPQIYRIGTMFWDDKYGTQGLSQEVISKMRVLMTEDSISMPNNSFLLDDDSSIPFSLDDIARSAMDIHLCDVEPPPLLRQNSEFHFLLQRAE
- the LOC116255416 gene encoding myosin-12 isoform X2; this encodes MSDAIFQVVAAILHLGNVEFKKGKEADSSELKDDKAKYHLQTAAELLMCNVKPLEDSLCKRVIVTPDGNITKLLDPDSAALSRDALAKTIYSRLFDWIVDKINSSIGQDPNAVNIIGVLDIYGFESFKVNSFEQLCINLTNEKLQQHFNQHVFKMEQEEYTREEINWSYVEFVDNQDVLDLIEKKPGGIIALLDEACMFPKSTHETFAQKMYQTYKNHKRFSKPKLSRTDFTINHYAGDVTYQADQFLDKNKDYVVAEHQALLNNSDCPFVATLFPPLSEETSKSSKFSSIGTRFKQQLQALMETLSTTEPHYIRCVKPNTVLKPGIFENFNVLNQLRCGGVLEAIRISCAGYPTKRTFDEFIYRFGMLTPDVLDGSDEKTASAAICDRMGLKGYQIGKTKVFLRAGQMAELDARRIEVLANAAKRIQRQIRTHLTRREFIALRKASINLQKLWRAQLARKLYQCMREEAASIRMQKHVRAYIDRKAYKDLQASAIVMQTGMRALAAKNEYRYRRRTRASIAIQTHWRRFSALSSYKQQKKATINLQCLWRARVARRELRKLRLAARETGALKEAKDKLEKRVEELTWRLEFEKHVRLDLEEAKAQEIAKLQSSLSEMQVQLDEANAAIIKEREAAKIAIAQAPPVIKEVPVEDNTRIEALTHRNEELENELANVRAKAEEFEKRYCEAQNVSEERLVTIEEIQAKLHQFQENVQRLEADLSNMESENQILRQEALVASTNKDLSDEIKILEEKIAKLEQENKLLHEQTTTMPATIPTPQPEISASLTVTKRDQNLENGHQVKEDHKVQEELSLALLRLSKQKSLTDRQQENHDLLIKCLIEDKRFDKKRPAAACIIYKSLIQWRSFEADKTNIFDRIIHTIRSSVEASQNSIGELSYWLSMTSTLLFLLQNTLKANKAPSRASRRGKLASATLFGRMAQDFRSTQAGIGLSSGYSGIEGEPENISRVDAKYPALLFKQQLTAYVEKIYGMIRDSLKKEIAPFLNTCIQAPKASRSRPARGSSKSILSITVAKQASMVHWQSIVTCLDSTLGIMCENHVPPMIIRKTFNQVFSFVNVQLFNSLLLRRECCSFSNAEYVKAGLQELELWCSKATEEFSGTSWDELQHIRQAVAFLVLLQKPTRSLHEITDELCPVLSVPQIYRIGTMFWDDKYGTQGLSQEVISKMRVLMTEDSISMPNNSFLLDDDSSIPFSLDDIARSAMDIHLCDVEPPPLLRQNSEFHFLLQRAE